GATAGAGTGGCTCGTGCCCGTAAACTCAGACCAGATGAGATACTTCCTTTTATAAATAAGTATACAGAGGGAAGATTTTTAGGTATTTTTGGTGAGCCAGGAGTTAATGTTCTAAAATTAAATTATGCTTTGGATTTAGATGAGTTTAACCGTCAACAAAATAGATAAGTAGTTATTAGTCATTGTTTCTTGACTTGTGATTTTCACTTTTTAAATACTCTCAGGATTTATCACACCACCAGATGTTTGATAATACTCAAACAGCACAAGCCGGGGCTATGCCTGCAACCTTTCCTGCTAGCATAAGTCCAGCAAGACGAGGTAAGCATAAAATTTACATAGGTATGGCACCCGGAGTAGGCAAAACCTACCGGATGCTAGAAGAAGCTCATGCACTCAAAGACGAAGGAATTGATGTTGTTATTGGGCTTTTAGAAACCCACGGACGCAAAGAAACAGCCCAAAAGGCAAATGGGTTAGAGATGATACCCCGTAAGGAAATTCCTCGCGGTGGGTTAACTCTAACAGAAATGGATACGAATGCGATCATTGCTCGCTCACCTCAACTGGCATTGATTGATGAATTAGCACATACAAATGTCCCAGATTCCCTACGAGAAAAACGCTACCAAGACGTAGAAATCATTTTGGCAGGAGGTATTGATGTCTACTCCACAATGAATATTCAGCATTTGGAGAGTCTCAATGATTTGGTAGCACGGATTACTGGTGTGGTTGTGCGAGAACGGGTTCCTGACCGTATTTTAGAAGAAGCGGATGAGGTGGTAGTAATAGATGTTACACCAGAAACACTGCAAGAACGCTTGTTAGAAGGCAAGATTTACGCGCCGCAAAAAATTCAACAATCACTGGATAACTTTTTCCAACGCCGTAACCTGATTGCCTTACGAGAGTTAGCACTGCGGGAAGTCGCAGATAACGTTGAGGAAGATGCCGTTGCTTCTACTCCACAAGGTCAATTCTGTAACATTCATGAACGAGTTTTGGTGTGCGTGTCCACTTATCCCAACTCAATCCAACTGTTACGTCGAGGAGCAAGAATTGCGAGTTACATGAGTGCTCCTCTATTTACCATATATATTTCTCATCCAGAGCGCTTCCTGACTAAGGAGGAAAGTTTGTACATCGAAACTTGTGAAAAACTTTGCAAAGAATTTGATGGTACATTCATTCGTACCACTGGCACTGATGTAGCCAAGGCGATCGCACAAATTGCTGAACAATACCGGATCACTCAAATTGTGATTGGGGCAAGTCAGCGATCGCGCTGGCAAATTCTCTTTAAAGGCGCTTTAACCCATAAATTGCTACGATTACTGAAAAATGTTGATTTACATATTATTTCCGCCGAAAAAAGTAATACTCCTACTCGTTCGGCAATTGATTGATTTAAAATGGTAACCGCTAATTATCTGCGTATCCTCCGGGAAGCTGCCCAGAGGGAGTCAACATCAGCGGTTTAAAATCAAATGACTCTTGTAATTGGTTTAATAAGTGGCACGTCTGTAGATGGTATAGACGCTGCCTTGGTAGATATTTCTGGTACAGACTTGGATATCAAAATTGAGTTGGTGGCTCGTGCAACATATCCTTATCCAGCAGATTTGAGAGAACGGATTTTAGCGGTTTGTGCAGGGGCAGCTATTTCGATGGCTCAATTGGCAGAATTAGATGATGCGATCGCCTGTACTTTTGCCCAAGCTGCACAAAATATTCAAATTGGTCACGAGAATCCCACTTTAATTGGTTCTCATGGTCAAACAGTATATCATAAACCACCATCACAACCTATCACACCAATCGGGTATAGCTTGCAACTTGGGCGTGGTGAATCAATTGCCAATCAAACAGGTATAACAACAGTCTCTAACTTTCGTGTAGCAGATATTGCTGCTGGTGGTCATGGTGCGCCCCTTGTACCACGTATCGATGCGGCTTTGCTCAGTCATCCTCAAGAAGCACGTTGTATTCAAAATATTGGGGGCATTGGTAACGTTGCTTATATTCCAGTTCGTCGTGACAACTGGCTAGAAAAAATTCGCGCCTGGGACACAGGACCAGGAAATAGTCTTTTGGATTTGGCGGTAGAGCATTTAACGGATGGTGCGAAAACTTATGATGAAAATGGCTCTTGGGCAGCGAGTGGTACTCCCTGTTCTCCCTTAGTAGAGCACTGGCTAAGCCAAGATTACTTTTATCTACCACCACCCAAATCCACAGGTCGAGAATTATTTGGTGTTGATTACCTGCATCAATGTTTACAAGACGCCCAAGCCTACCAACTCAGTCCAGCCGACTTGCTGGCGACGCTTACGGAACTCACTGTAGCTTCAATTGTTCACAGTTACCGGACTTTTTTACCACAAATGCCACAGCGGTTGCTAT
This portion of the Brasilonema sennae CENA114 genome encodes:
- a CDS encoding anhydro-N-acetylmuramic acid kinase, with translation MTLVIGLISGTSVDGIDAALVDISGTDLDIKIELVARATYPYPADLRERILAVCAGAAISMAQLAELDDAIACTFAQAAQNIQIGHENPTLIGSHGQTVYHKPPSQPITPIGYSLQLGRGESIANQTGITTVSNFRVADIAAGGHGAPLVPRIDAALLSHPQEARCIQNIGGIGNVAYIPVRRDNWLEKIRAWDTGPGNSLLDLAVEHLTDGAKTYDENGSWAASGTPCSPLVEHWLSQDYFYLPPPKSTGRELFGVDYLHQCLQDAQAYQLSPADLLATLTELTVASIVHSYRTFLPQMPQRLLLCGGGSRNLYLKRRLQVLLEPVPVVTTDEVGLSADFKEAIAFAVLAYWRFMGTPGNLPTATGARQEVLLGQIHSPLVVSA
- a CDS encoding sensor histidine kinase KdpD, encoding MFDNTQTAQAGAMPATFPASISPARRGKHKIYIGMAPGVGKTYRMLEEAHALKDEGIDVVIGLLETHGRKETAQKANGLEMIPRKEIPRGGLTLTEMDTNAIIARSPQLALIDELAHTNVPDSLREKRYQDVEIILAGGIDVYSTMNIQHLESLNDLVARITGVVVRERVPDRILEEADEVVVIDVTPETLQERLLEGKIYAPQKIQQSLDNFFQRRNLIALRELALREVADNVEEDAVASTPQGQFCNIHERVLVCVSTYPNSIQLLRRGARIASYMSAPLFTIYISHPERFLTKEESLYIETCEKLCKEFDGTFIRTTGTDVAKAIAQIAEQYRITQIVIGASQRSRWQILFKGALTHKLLRLLKNVDLHIISAEKSNTPTRSAID